One window of the Acaryochloris sp. CCMEE 5410 genome contains the following:
- a CDS encoding UPF0175 family protein, which translates to MHNLSIQLPDDVFATLRKDPEELAQEMRIAAAVKWYELGEISQGKAAEISGLNRAEFINALVRYKVSPLQYTAEELIDELADAN; encoded by the coding sequence ATGCATAATCTTTCCATTCAGCTACCTGATGATGTTTTTGCCACTTTACGTAAAGATCCTGAAGAGCTTGCACAAGAGATGCGAATTGCGGCTGCTGTGAAATGGTATGAGCTTGGGGAAATTTCCCAAGGTAAAGCTGCCGAGATCTCTGGTTTAAATCGGGCAGAATTTATTAACGCTTTAGTTCGGTATAAGGTTTCACCTTTGCAATACACAGCAGAGGAATTGATTGATGAACTTGCAGATGCCAATTGA
- the folD gene encoding bifunctional methylenetetrahydrofolate dehydrogenase/methenyltetrahydrofolate cyclohydrolase FolD, which translates to MAVESSKLLDGKGLAQKIQGELTAQIQTLQTEIGRPPGLAVLMVGDNPASAAYVRNKERACERLGIASFGHHFPAEVTFEEVKQTIHDLNTNPQVDGILVQLPLPSHLDSTALLYEIDPDKDVDGLHPLNLGRLVRGEAGLRSCTPAGVMRLLAAYDVELSGLHAVVIGRSILVGKPVSLMLLAANATVTMAHSRTSDLAAVTRTADVLVAAVGKPGLITADMVKPGAVVIDVGISRQEIEGKARLVGDVEFASVQSQSSLITPVPGGVGPMTVSMLLENTVWSFRQRHKGSYNS; encoded by the coding sequence ATGGCTGTTGAGTCTTCCAAGCTGCTGGACGGCAAGGGACTAGCCCAAAAAATTCAAGGGGAGCTGACTGCCCAAATTCAAACCTTGCAAACCGAAATCGGTCGCCCACCTGGATTAGCCGTTCTGATGGTGGGGGATAATCCAGCGAGTGCAGCCTATGTACGAAATAAAGAACGGGCCTGCGAACGGTTAGGGATTGCTTCTTTTGGTCACCATTTCCCTGCGGAGGTGACCTTTGAAGAAGTGAAGCAAACCATCCATGACTTAAATACGAATCCTCAAGTCGATGGCATTTTGGTGCAGTTGCCTCTGCCTTCCCATTTGGATTCCACAGCACTACTGTATGAGATTGATCCAGATAAAGATGTAGATGGTTTACATCCCCTAAACTTAGGGCGATTAGTGCGAGGTGAGGCAGGATTGCGCAGCTGTACCCCTGCGGGGGTGATGCGATTATTAGCAGCCTATGATGTGGAGCTGTCCGGTCTGCATGCGGTTGTTATTGGCCGCAGTATTTTGGTAGGCAAACCCGTATCTTTGATGCTGTTGGCAGCCAATGCCACGGTGACGATGGCCCATTCTCGCACCTCTGATTTGGCTGCGGTTACCCGCACTGCGGATGTGTTGGTGGCGGCTGTCGGCAAGCCTGGACTGATTACGGCGGATATGGTTAAACCCGGAGCTGTGGTGATTGATGTGGGGATAAGCCGCCAAGAAATTGAAGGGAAAGCCCGCTTAGTAGGAGACGTGGAGTTTGCCTCAGTTCAGTCTCAAAGTTCATTGATTACCCCGGTGCCGGGAGGCGTCGGTCCCATGACCGTATCCATGCTTTTGGAGAATACCGTGTGGAGTTTTAGGCAACGGCACAAAGGATCATACAATAGTTGA
- the bchH gene encoding magnesium chelatase subunit H encodes MARIVLIAGFESFNIDLYIRAAELAQARCPGLEVRIFSDRDINAAPEAVTAALQGADVFFSSLVFDYDQVLWLRERVQDIPIRLVFESALELMSLTQLGKFVIGEKPKGMPKPVKYILDKFGSGKEEDKLAGYISFLKVGPKLLKYVPGKKVQDLRNWLIIYGYWNAGGPENVAAMCWTLAEKYLNLPLNAEIPPPIETPNIGLLHPDYEGYFESPQDYLDWYKINRLPFLWKAGATSTTQHIHFAQPPVVGILLYRKHVITKQPYIPQMIRKFEEAGLIPLPIFINGVEGHVAVRDLMTTRHEQDQRQQGTKEILSLSEKAAEVDAIVSTIGFPLVGGPAGSMEAGRQVAVAKQILSAKNVPYLVAAPLLIQDIYSWTRQGIGGLQSVVLYALPELDGAIDTIPLGGLVGNDIYIVPERVDRLTGRLKQWIALRQKPIADRKLAILLYGFPPGYGATGTAALLNVPKSLLSLLRSLKSQGYNVGDLPEDGEEIVNWVREADNGLVDPAQMNGHAGSTSVNVRQLERWLGYLLTHRIEKQWDSLTGTGIKTNGEEFSVGGIQMGNVWIGVQPPLGLSGDPMRLMFERDLTPHPQYAAFYKWLQNGFQADGVIHFGMHGTVEWLPGSPLGNTGYSWPDVLLGNIPNLYIYAANNPSESILAKRRGYGVLISHNVPPYGRAELYKELAALRDLIQEYREDPEKNAVLREAICKKIIDAGIDADCPFQEAKQLGIEFTPENARMFSADAFNHYLVELYEYLQVLETRLFSSGLHVLGESPDAEKLESYLQAYFGEELPEDEIAAVATGEESDQIRQRFELNGSTPKLEEALQIRSLLAQTGDELTNLLRGLNGEYVPPAPGGDLLRDGPGVLPTGRNIHALDPYRMPSPAAYERGREIARKILEQNLEEKGSYPETVAVMLWGLDAIKTRGESIGILLELVGAEPIKEGTGRIVRYGLTPLDQLDHPRVDVLANLSGIFRDSFVNIIELLDDLFLRAAEADEPPDQNFIRKHALALKEQGVENVSARLFSNPAGDFGSLVNDRVTDSNWESSDELGQTWSDRNAFSYGRNDKGQARPEVLQTLLKSTEQIVQEIDSVEYGLTDIQEYYANTGGLKLAAEQQRGSKVKANFVESFSKDTTPRDLDSLLRMEYRTKLLNPKWADAMADQGSGGAYEISQRMTALIGWGGTADFQEGWVYDQAADTYALDAEMAEKLRQANPEAFRNIVGRMLEAQGRGFWSPDQDTLDQLRALYELTDEELEGVSV; translated from the coding sequence ATGGCACGGATTGTTCTGATTGCGGGATTTGAATCCTTTAATATCGACTTATATATCAGAGCGGCCGAGCTGGCACAAGCTCGCTGTCCGGGTTTGGAGGTGCGGATATTTAGTGATCGCGATATTAACGCTGCCCCAGAAGCCGTCACCGCCGCCTTGCAAGGAGCGGATGTCTTCTTTAGCAGCTTAGTCTTCGATTACGATCAAGTGCTGTGGCTACGGGAGCGAGTGCAGGATATTCCCATCCGCTTGGTATTTGAATCAGCGTTGGAACTGATGAGCCTGACCCAGTTGGGCAAGTTTGTGATTGGCGAGAAGCCCAAAGGGATGCCCAAGCCCGTCAAATACATCCTGGATAAATTTGGCAGTGGTAAAGAAGAAGACAAACTCGCCGGGTATATCAGCTTTCTCAAAGTCGGTCCTAAGCTGCTCAAGTATGTGCCCGGTAAAAAGGTCCAAGACTTACGGAACTGGTTGATTATTTACGGCTATTGGAATGCGGGTGGTCCTGAGAATGTGGCCGCCATGTGCTGGACCCTGGCCGAGAAATATCTCAACCTACCCCTCAACGCGGAAATTCCACCCCCCATCGAGACCCCTAATATTGGTCTGCTCCATCCAGACTATGAAGGGTATTTTGAATCTCCCCAAGACTACCTGGACTGGTACAAAATTAATCGGCTGCCCTTCCTTTGGAAAGCGGGAGCAACCTCCACAACCCAACATATTCACTTTGCCCAGCCCCCCGTTGTCGGGATTCTGCTGTATCGCAAGCATGTAATCACTAAACAGCCCTATATTCCCCAGATGATTCGTAAATTTGAGGAAGCGGGGCTGATTCCTTTGCCCATCTTTATTAACGGGGTGGAAGGCCATGTGGCCGTGCGGGATTTAATGACCACCCGCCACGAACAGGATCAACGGCAACAGGGCACCAAGGAAATTCTGTCTTTGTCTGAAAAGGCAGCGGAGGTAGATGCGATTGTCTCGACAATTGGTTTCCCCCTCGTCGGCGGTCCCGCAGGATCGATGGAAGCGGGACGGCAAGTGGCCGTGGCCAAGCAGATTCTCAGTGCCAAGAATGTGCCTTATCTGGTTGCCGCCCCTTTGCTAATTCAAGATATTTATTCCTGGACTCGCCAAGGAATCGGTGGATTGCAGAGTGTGGTGCTCTATGCCCTGCCCGAACTCGATGGCGCCATTGATACGATTCCCCTAGGTGGGCTGGTTGGTAATGATATTTACATTGTGCCCGAACGGGTCGATCGCCTCACCGGACGGCTGAAACAGTGGATTGCCCTCCGCCAGAAACCAATAGCCGATAGGAAGTTAGCCATTCTCCTCTATGGATTTCCACCGGGATACGGGGCGACTGGAACTGCAGCGCTACTGAATGTGCCGAAATCTCTCTTAAGTCTGCTCAGATCCCTAAAATCCCAAGGCTATAACGTGGGAGATTTACCAGAAGATGGCGAAGAAATCGTCAACTGGGTGCGGGAAGCAGATAATGGCTTAGTCGATCCAGCCCAGATGAATGGTCATGCTGGAAGCACCTCCGTCAATGTCCGCCAGCTGGAACGGTGGCTGGGATATTTGCTGACCCATCGGATTGAAAAGCAGTGGGACTCCCTAACGGGGACGGGGATTAAGACTAATGGCGAGGAATTTAGCGTCGGCGGCATTCAGATGGGGAATGTCTGGATTGGTGTGCAGCCGCCGCTAGGCTTATCCGGTGACCCCATGCGTCTGATGTTTGAGCGGGATTTAACGCCTCATCCTCAATATGCGGCCTTTTACAAATGGCTGCAAAATGGCTTCCAAGCCGATGGGGTGATTCATTTTGGCATGCACGGCACCGTCGAATGGCTCCCCGGCAGCCCCCTGGGGAATACCGGCTATTCCTGGCCGGATGTGCTGTTGGGGAACATTCCTAACCTCTATATCTATGCGGCTAATAATCCTTCGGAGTCGATCTTGGCAAAGCGTCGAGGATATGGCGTTTTGATCTCCCATAATGTCCCACCCTATGGTCGAGCTGAACTCTACAAAGAGCTAGCCGCCTTGCGCGATCTGATCCAGGAATACCGAGAAGATCCAGAAAAAAATGCGGTGCTGCGGGAGGCCATCTGCAAAAAGATTATTGATGCGGGAATTGATGCAGATTGTCCGTTCCAGGAAGCCAAGCAGTTGGGTATTGAATTTACCCCTGAGAATGCCCGCATGTTTAGTGCCGACGCTTTTAACCACTATCTAGTGGAGCTATATGAATATCTGCAAGTTTTAGAAACGCGGTTATTCTCTTCTGGGCTGCATGTACTAGGGGAATCCCCCGATGCTGAAAAGCTGGAAAGTTACCTTCAGGCTTACTTTGGAGAAGAGTTACCAGAGGATGAGATCGCAGCCGTTGCTACGGGTGAAGAATCCGATCAAATTCGCCAACGGTTTGAACTCAATGGCAGTACGCCTAAGTTGGAAGAAGCCCTACAAATCCGGAGTCTACTGGCCCAAACTGGGGATGAACTCACCAACTTACTGCGGGGCTTAAACGGAGAATACGTACCCCCAGCCCCTGGTGGAGACTTGCTCCGTGATGGTCCCGGGGTCTTACCCACAGGACGAAATATCCATGCCCTTGACCCCTATCGGATGCCCTCCCCTGCCGCCTATGAGCGAGGTCGGGAGATTGCTCGTAAGATATTGGAGCAAAACCTGGAAGAAAAAGGCAGCTACCCAGAAACCGTCGCCGTGATGCTGTGGGGATTAGATGCCATTAAGACTCGCGGGGAATCCATCGGTATTCTTCTAGAACTCGTGGGGGCAGAACCGATTAAAGAAGGGACAGGACGAATTGTTCGCTATGGTCTGACGCCCTTAGATCAGCTCGATCACCCCCGTGTAGATGTTTTGGCGAATCTGTCTGGCATCTTCCGAGATAGCTTTGTCAATATTATTGAGCTGTTGGATGACCTGTTCTTACGAGCGGCGGAAGCAGACGAACCCCCAGACCAGAACTTTATTCGCAAACATGCCCTAGCCTTGAAAGAGCAGGGAGTCGAGAACGTCTCTGCTCGTCTCTTTTCTAACCCTGCCGGGGATTTTGGCTCTTTGGTCAATGACCGGGTGACGGACTCCAACTGGGAATCTTCGGATGAGTTGGGGCAAACCTGGAGCGATCGGAATGCTTTTAGCTATGGTCGTAATGACAAAGGCCAAGCCCGCCCTGAGGTTCTGCAAACCTTACTGAAGAGTACAGAGCAAATCGTCCAAGAAATTGACTCTGTGGAATATGGTTTGACGGATATTCAGGAATATTATGCGAATACAGGTGGTCTGAAGTTAGCAGCGGAGCAACAGCGGGGCAGCAAGGTCAAAGCCAATTTTGTTGAAAGTTTCTCCAAAGACACGACCCCTCGTGATTTAGATTCGCTGTTGCGGATGGAGTACCGAACTAAGCTTCTCAATCCTAAATGGGCAGATGCAATGGCGGATCAAGGCTCTGGCGGGGCCTACGAGATTTCTCAGCGGATGACGGCACTCATTGGCTGGGGTGGCACTGCTGATTTCCAGGAAGGGTGGGTCTATGACCAAGCTGCAGATACCTATGCATTGGATGCTGAGATGGCGGAAAAACTTCGCCAAGCCAATCCCGAAGCCTTTCGCAATATTGTAGGCAGAATGCTGGAGGCGCAGGGTCGAGGATTTTGGAGTCCTGATCAAGATACCTTGGATCAACTCCGAGCCTTGTACGAGCTAACGGATGAAGAATTAGAAGGGGTGAGCGTTTAA
- the crtE gene encoding geranylgeranyl diphosphate synthase CrtE: MISAENPQKTSSTQDLSAPTPSNFNLVDYLSQRRELVEAALDASIPVVYPEKIYEAMRYSLMAGGKRLRPILCLAACELAGGTIEMAMPTACALEMIHTMSLIHDDLPAMDNDDFRRGKPTNHKKYGEDIAILAGDGLLAYAYEHVAIQTQQVPPEQVLKVVARLGHAVAATGLVGGQVVDLESEGAEDVTLSTLNFIHAHKTGALLEASVLSGAELAGANQDLLDRCSKFARNIGLAFQIIDDVLDVTATSEKLGKTAGKDVAAQKATYPSLWGIPESKRQAQHLIEEAKAELAVYGEQSAPLQALADFITSRQS, from the coding sequence ATGATATCCGCTGAAAACCCTCAGAAAACCTCATCAACTCAAGATTTGTCTGCTCCAACCCCCTCCAACTTTAACCTTGTAGACTATCTCTCTCAGCGGCGAGAACTTGTGGAGGCCGCCTTAGATGCCTCTATTCCCGTGGTCTACCCCGAAAAAATTTATGAGGCCATGCGGTACTCCTTGATGGCAGGAGGGAAGCGCCTTCGCCCCATTTTGTGTTTGGCGGCTTGTGAACTGGCTGGTGGCACCATTGAGATGGCCATGCCCACGGCCTGCGCCCTGGAAATGATCCATACCATGTCTCTCATCCATGATGATTTACCCGCCATGGACAATGATGACTTCCGCCGAGGGAAACCCACCAACCACAAAAAGTATGGGGAAGACATCGCTATTCTGGCCGGGGATGGGTTATTAGCTTATGCCTATGAGCATGTAGCGATTCAGACCCAACAGGTTCCCCCTGAACAGGTGTTGAAAGTCGTTGCTCGCCTGGGCCATGCAGTGGCCGCGACGGGTTTAGTGGGCGGTCAGGTCGTTGATCTGGAGTCAGAAGGTGCAGAAGACGTGACCCTCTCGACCTTGAATTTTATCCATGCCCATAAAACCGGGGCATTGCTAGAAGCTTCAGTTTTGTCGGGAGCTGAGCTGGCAGGGGCGAATCAAGACCTCTTGGACCGGTGCTCTAAATTTGCGCGTAATATCGGTCTGGCCTTCCAAATTATTGATGATGTGTTGGATGTAACAGCCACTAGCGAAAAGCTGGGCAAAACTGCCGGTAAAGATGTGGCGGCCCAGAAGGCGACGTATCCCAGTCTCTGGGGCATTCCGGAGTCTAAGCGACAAGCCCAACATTTAATCGAAGAAGCGAAAGCAGAGTTAGCGGTTTACGGAGAACAGTCAGCCCCGTTACAGGCCCTCGCTGATTTCATTACGTCTCGTCAATCTTAG
- a CDS encoding DUF3368 domain-containing protein, with product MNLQMPIERVVVDASPLIILFKGQLEQLLPKLFNEIIVPAAVWEEVTDSKEDIAARALPTTSWVKRLELSEISGEIFAWGLGAGESEVLSYAFNHHQYWAIVDDKAARRCAKTLRIRTLGTGGLLVLAKRRGVIPSIIPALKAIECAGLWLSQDVIKLLMQQAGEDD from the coding sequence ATGAACTTGCAGATGCCAATTGAGAGGGTTGTCGTTGATGCCTCTCCCTTGATTATTCTGTTTAAAGGTCAGCTAGAACAGCTCTTGCCCAAGCTATTCAACGAAATTATCGTACCGGCCGCTGTTTGGGAAGAAGTAACTGATAGCAAAGAGGATATTGCAGCACGGGCATTACCAACCACGTCATGGGTTAAACGACTGGAGCTTTCGGAAATTTCTGGTGAAATTTTCGCCTGGGGATTAGGTGCTGGAGAGTCAGAAGTCTTGAGTTATGCATTTAACCACCACCAATACTGGGCTATTGTTGATGACAAAGCAGCTCGTCGCTGTGCGAAGACCTTGAGAATCCGAACATTAGGAACAGGAGGTCTTCTTGTGCTGGCAAAACGTAGAGGGGTGATTCCATCAATCATCCCAGCGTTGAAAGCCATTGAGTGTGCTGGTCTGTGGCTATCGCAAGATGTAATCAAATTGCTAATGCAGCAGGCAGGAGAGGATGATTAA
- the sipA gene encoding regulatory protein SipA — protein MSESIDIGDRIRIVSLPPYVKTAEPMPMLRPPDVIRVGEEGTVLSREPGDYWSVRMENGAYLLSSQYLEKVDAD, from the coding sequence ATGTCTGAATCTATTGATATTGGCGATCGCATTCGTATTGTTTCCCTCCCCCCCTATGTCAAAACGGCAGAGCCGATGCCCATGTTGCGGCCTCCAGATGTCATCCGCGTTGGTGAAGAAGGCACGGTCCTCAGCCGAGAACCTGGGGATTACTGGAGCGTGCGCATGGAGAATGGGGCTTATTTACTCAGCAGTCAATATTTAGAAAAAGTAGACGCCGACTAG
- a CDS encoding divergent PAP2 family protein: MQDFGNILHNQVLLVSLAASLIAQGLKIIIDLIQNGKINFRVLVETGGMPSSHSASVTTLATCVGQVQGWDSTEFAIATVFAIIVMYDAAGVRQAAGKQAKVLNQIVDEMFQEHPEFNEDRLKELLGHTPVQVIVGSILGVAIAILLGPAGLLL; the protein is encoded by the coding sequence ATGCAGGATTTTGGCAATATTCTCCATAACCAGGTCTTGCTGGTTTCCCTTGCGGCGAGTTTGATTGCTCAAGGTCTCAAGATCATTATTGATCTGATTCAAAATGGCAAAATCAATTTCCGAGTGTTGGTAGAAACGGGAGGTATGCCTAGCTCCCATTCTGCCTCGGTGACAACCTTAGCTACCTGTGTGGGGCAAGTTCAGGGGTGGGACAGTACTGAGTTTGCGATCGCAACCGTTTTTGCCATCATCGTCATGTACGATGCTGCTGGCGTGCGTCAGGCCGCAGGAAAACAAGCCAAGGTCCTCAATCAAATTGTGGATGAAATGTTTCAAGAGCATCCCGAATTCAATGAAGACCGCCTCAAAGAACTTTTAGGTCATACCCCTGTGCAAGTGATAGTGGGCTCAATTCTGGGAGTTGCGATTGCCATACTGCTCGGCCCGGCTGGTTTACTCCTCTAA
- a CDS encoding type II toxin-antitoxin system HicB family antitoxin: MQYPVVIHKDTDSAYGVTVPDLPGCFSAGDTMDEAMSNVVEAIECHVEGLLLEGEDIPLPQPMDIYYDNPDYEEGIWGVVSVDLSKLSGKATWINITIPERILSKIDTQVAESGGNRSSYLVNAALAYIRNDLVPTKSER; encoded by the coding sequence ATGCAATATCCAGTTGTAATTCATAAAGATACTGATAGTGCCTATGGGGTAACCGTTCCCGATCTGCCTGGATGCTTTTCGGCTGGAGATACGATGGACGAAGCCATGAGCAATGTGGTTGAAGCTATTGAATGCCATGTTGAGGGGCTACTGCTTGAGGGAGAGGATATTCCCCTCCCTCAGCCGATGGATATTTACTACGATAACCCTGACTATGAAGAGGGAATTTGGGGCGTCGTGTCGGTTGATCTCTCCAAACTGTCGGGCAAAGCCACGTGGATCAATATCACCATCCCTGAACGGATTTTAAGCAAGATTGATACCCAGGTTGCTGAAAGTGGCGGTAATCGATCCAGCTATCTTGTGAACGCTGCCTTGGCATATATACGCAACGATCTGGTCCCTACAAAGTCTGAACGTTAG